The nucleotide sequence AGCCGCCGTTTGCAgcccttcttccttctcctagCCATAAAACAGCCCCCAGCGGCCCAACTACACGGGGCTGGAGCGGCCCCCCCGAAAAATGCACTTTGCCTGAGGAAGAGGAACGGACTCCCGGGGCACCCCGCTCTTCGCACGGCCCCGGCGCCGCGCTGACACGAACGGGGCTCTCGGAGGAGGATGGGGACCGGGACCCTCCCCGCGCCGGGCTGAGAGCCGCAGGAGGGAGGCACAGGGAAGAGGGGCACGGGGAAGGCTTGGGGGATCCGCGCTATCCT is from Meleagris gallopavo isolate NT-WF06-2002-E0010 breed Aviagen turkey brand Nicholas breeding stock unplaced genomic scaffold, Turkey_5.1 ChrUn_random_7180001902046, whole genome shotgun sequence and encodes:
- the LOC109364728 gene encoding homeobox protein engrailed-1-like, encoding PAAKYGEHGSPAILLMGSNNGGAVLKPDSQQPLVWPAWVSCTRYSDRPSSGKDSADPPSLPRAPLPCASLLRLSARRGEGPGPHPPPRAPFVSARRRGRAKSGVPRESVPLPQAKCIFRGGRSSPV